One Dioscorea cayenensis subsp. rotundata cultivar TDr96_F1 chromosome 17, TDr96_F1_v2_PseudoChromosome.rev07_lg8_w22 25.fasta, whole genome shotgun sequence DNA window includes the following coding sequences:
- the LOC120280447 gene encoding chalcone synthase 1-like, with product MTNIQENRRPRRLGGLASVLALATANSPNVFYQDAYPDYYFRITDNEHMTDQLKEKFKRICERSTIKKRYMFLTEEILKQKLNLCSFMEENSLDTRHDIVVEEVLKLGAKAAVKAVKEWGRPLSEITHLIFCSTGGVDLPGADFQLIKLLGLSLSTKRIMLYGLGCYACGRVLRIAKDLTENNQNACVLVVCSEMTSIGFCGTDDVHIDSLIGQAIFEDESSAAVVGVNPIPGMETSFFELVSTDQVIIPDSEKEIHRHLREVGLTFHLRSDVPNTISENMEESLLKVFERLGMPISDWNSLFWITHAGGRAIFDRIEEKLGLKPEKLKATRHVMSEYGNMISCCVFFAMDEMRKSSMPEGLRTAGEGLEWDVLHGFGPGLTMETVVLRAPPLGGLVSN from the exons ATGACAAATATTCAAGAAAACCGTAGACCTAGAA GGCTTGGTGGCCTAGCAAGCGTCCTAGCGTTGGCTACTGCCAATTCTCCCAATGTTTTCTATCAAGACGCCTACCCTGACTACTACTTTAGAATCACCGATAATGAGCACATGACTGATCAGCTCAAGGAAAAGTTCAAGCGAATAT GTGAGAGGTCAACGATCAAGAAGAGGTACATGTTCTTGACTGAGGAGATTCTAAAGCAGAAGCTGAACCTGTGCTCGTTCATGGAAGAGAACTCACTAGACACTCGCCATGACATAGTTGTGGAAGAGGTGCTAAAGCTCGGAGCAAAGGCGGCCGTTAAAGCTGTCA AGGAATGGGGACGTCCACTCTCAGAGATCACTCACCTTATCTTCTGCAGCACGGGCGGTGTTGACTTACCGGGGGCTGACTTCCAGCTCATCAAGCTCCTTGGCCTCTCATTGTCCACTAAACGTATTATGCTCTACGGCTTGGGCTGCTACGCCTGCGGCAGAGTCTTAAGAATAGCTAAGGATCTCACAGAAAACAATCAGAATGCCTGTGTACTTGTCGTATGCTCAGAGATGACTTCCATTGGCTTCTGTGGGACTGATGATGTGCACATTGACAGCCTTATAGGGCAAGCTATCTTTGAAGATGAGTCATCTGCGGCGGTGGTGGGAGTAAACCCCATTCCTGGCATGGAAACTTCCTTTTTTGAACTGGTGTCCACAGACCAAGTCATCATCCCTGACAGCGAGAAAGAAATTCATCGTCAccttag AGAAGTAGGGCTTACGTTCCATTTGCGAAGTGATGTACCAAATACCATTAGCGAAAATATGGAGGAGAGCTTGTTGAAGGTGTTTGAACGACTAGGCATGCCCATCTCGGACTGGAACTCGTTATTCTGGATCACACACGCTGGAGGGCGTGCCATTTTTGACAGAATCGAAGAAAAACTGGGGTTGAAGCCTGAGAAGCTAAAAGCTACGCGTCACGTGATGAGTGAGTATGGGAACATGATCAGCTGTTGTGTGTTTTTCGCCATGGATGAGATGAGGAAGAGCTCAATGCCGGAAGGGCTACGTACTGCTGGAGAGGGGCTCGAATGGGACGTGCTTCATGGCTTTGGTCCAGGGCTGACCATGGAGACTGTTGTCCTCCGTGCACCACCTCTTGGTGGCCTTGtttcaaattga